TACAAATATATGGACATCGTTAATACAAACAGTACTATCTATACACATTGATACAATTGGAATACAGAACTGGTTTTCAGAGTTAACTTCGTTTTgtcaaaaaaatttaatttcagtTTCTAATGATTTTCTCGTTTCCATTTTGAATTACTTTACAACCTACCGGGTACGACGGTCCGCCGCCATATTGGCCAGAAACCAAGGCTGGATACTTCCTACTATTGAAGCAACAGTAGACCTTGTCCTTCGAACAACTCCCCTGAAAAATTGTGGaagaaatcatttttttataCTGATAATGAGAGTGAGTTTATTTCTATTCTGATACTCACGAATTTTAATCCCGTGGATGGGCAATTGAAGCTGTATCTACACCTGCAAGTATCGTATTCTCGGTATCGAGGGTCGTCCCTGACCCAGGATGGCACGAAACCGGAATCTAAATAGCCGTTGTCGATATTCTCAGCATAAGGAGGCCTAAAAAGATCGACATATAATCAATTATGAATCATCAATAACACTGTTTTTTCTGTGGTTGACTTTTATGTCGATTAGGCTTTGGGAGAAATTCGCTCATAGTATATTGACTAACATTCCAATGAAACTTTCTTTCGAAGAAACAATTATTAAATAACATTTATCCATTGATTTATTAAAATCAACACATATGAATTGCGCTCTTAAAAGGGGAGATCAAATATTTGCACCGTCGcaaatcatttctatgttgctctttattgtaaataaaagatttcaatttttctttactGTATAGCAATAATGATCAAACCAGATCAGTccagattattaaaattaatttttaatatacctATTTTATATGGAAGATAGCCTTTCGCCTTTGTTTCTACAACAAATGTACCTCTACAAATTTTGATCCAATATAACAATGACATTTACCACAATATTTTAACTACAGTACAGGGTATTTAGCTAAAGGTGAAACAAAATTTAAAGCATAATTCTGGACGTCAAGCTAGAACAAAACTCAAGAATGGTTTCGGGTTGAGTAATTAACTGTAAAAATAGACCTAAAATTCTACTGATACTGATACGTCTGACCTCATAAGTaaaccagcagtagaataaatttctactttgaaataattaataactcggacACGAAGCCCCAAAAATAATatcgtcattttttatttttattctattttggcATGTAGAATTACCCTTTAAAGTTTCTAATACTTGTTAAACAACTTGTACTATTGTACAAGGGCGTCCAACACAATAAGATTTGGTCACCATTACTGTATACAAAGTAGACAAGTCTTAGGAAAGTGTCATGCAATACCGACCAGCTTACAGTATCAACCAAAATTAATTATCGGTTTTTTTTTCAACAGAGAACAGCGCTATTGTTTAGGAAAACAAATAAATATAGctgatatatttttaaaatagttCTGAGCCGTATTAGTTACTCGACTGTTCTCGATTTTGTGAGATATGAACATCTTCATTGATAGTCAGTGTGTAATCTCAAGTAAATAAACGAATTAGTtttttaatgtatactatgtTTAATCTTTCAAGTATAATGAAGAGCTCTTGCTTTGGAATCTTCTTTATAGATTAATACACCATAATCTAAAAAGTTTTCACATGTTTATTGTCTAGTATCGACCAACCGACTATTAACCAATATACATCAAATTCTTTCTTATCTGTAAATTCAATCTATCGGTAACCGAAACTAAATCAGATGATGCTTTAAGTTCCTAGAAATGAAGTTTTAGAAGCAAAgacaaaaaaggaaaaaacaaACGCAACAAACTAACGTTATAACTTCaacaattttataaataaacttGAAGGAAAAAAGGAATTGATTTAAAAAGAAGgtaaatgtaaataaaagaaGAGCTAGAAGTGAGTTAAGGAAAAGTGAAAAAAAGGAAAAGCAAGAGGAGAGAAGAGAAAAGCTGAGAAACAATAATTaggaaaatctgaaaaaataaaagaaggaaGTTAGGGGAAGATACAAATAAAAAAGCTGCGGTAATGTAATAAACAGGAGATCACATTTTAATGAAAAAGTCACTCAGTGTATTGTTTGTAAGGAATTATTTGATGAAAATTGGATGCAGTGTATGGAATGTGACGGTTAGGTACAAGTTAAATGCATCGACCAaaagaatattaattattttactcGTGGTGTATGTAAAAATACAGTTCGAATGCAACTATAACATTTGAAAGTccttttattaatattattaatcatTTAAATGTAAAAATTTGCTAATTAAATTGTTGGTCGATACTGGATAACAATTTCTCGTTTCCTACGAATTGCAACTTCCTTACTTTTCCGACTTATTAATTCTaatgaataaatttttataacattttttatcTCCTTCCATTAAGTTTTATTTATACCaagttttatatatatataaaattatattcaaatatatatataatatatgtaataatatatattaataatatatattacatatattattatataacaCTCCTTTTCTGTTTCGTTTTCCTTCTGTTTCCCTTAGCGCATTTCTTTAAAGTAGAGATGTAATAAAATTACACAGAATGGATGTTCACTAATTCTGTGAAtttataaattctaaattttctaaaCGGATTATATCAGCTTTTCACAGAGCAGTTTTCCACAGACTGCTTTCATATGAATAATCTCTAATGATACGTattatataaaaccaataaaatCGGGAAGCAAACGTCGAAACAAAGTTACTGGGTTGGAAGCTAACGAAAAAGATGTGAATACCTTTTCACAATGCCTGTTGGCCCACCCGGTCCGACAAGAACTGGTGGCGTTCCTTTGTTGCCAGGATATGATGCAGGTACAATGGGTCTACTGTTAGGACCGTAAGGTCCGGCGTTTTGTGGTCTAAATCCTGTCAAAGGTCTGTTGTTGTCGAAATCATCTAGATTCTCGTTTACCAAATACCTATAAGTCGAGAACGCAAATATGTAGACCACTTTTTATTGTATGAAGCGCACAAAGAAGAGTTTTAAGAATTCTTGACGGCGCTTCGAGTTTTGGCTTTACGTAATAAGTTACATGAGTATAGTATAAAAGTATAGTATAAAATTAACTATCCAGTTAATGAGTATAGTATGAAATTAACTAACTAGTTAATGTATTGGTTTTTTTTTGATAGACAGGCagagatttaattatttttcctcTATGCCCTATTCAAGCAAATTAGTATATGTTTTGTTACTTTTGTATGATAGGTAAGCaaagatttaattatttttccctTGTGCCCTGTTTGAGTAAATCAATGTATGCTTTGTCAATTTTGTGTAATAGGCAGGaaagatttaattattttttccttgTTGTGACCTATTCGAGTTAATTTAAACCgaagtttaattttaatttcaatgcTTTCACGATACCAATTTCATTTACGTACAATTTACTGAATTTTAGGTCTTAAATACTACATATTATTCTCTttttgaaaaatatgaaataaaataatgtatttataattaacaatcacctatatacatataatgtatACAGGATACGATAGGATGGTAATCGTAGTACGTAAAAAAGTAAGAAAAAGTTTAGTAGAATCTTTTTTTTAGTAGAATCTTTATTTTCAATAAAATCGATTTTGAAAATCTGTCCGACATACCTGTAATTAAGAATGAGTACGGCTTATGTGTGTCATTCCCTTACTTGAAGTGATTCAAGTAATAAAAATGATTATTTATAGATCattgatttttataaatttttaaatatgtttgcCTCAGTTGCTGTATACATAACTCTGCTCAACGAATGGAAGATTACTGACCAGATTGTAATGTACTCTCGCTTTTTAACTTTTTAAATACTtctataattttttt
The sequence above is a segment of the Calliopsis andreniformis isolate RMS-2024a chromosome 3, iyCalAndr_principal, whole genome shotgun sequence genome. Coding sequences within it:
- the LOC143188674 gene encoding uncharacterized protein LOC143188674; the encoded protein is MKSLIPICCITFIVVAVHSENDGWVWKDVEQKSEADKRYLVNENLDDFDNNRPLTGFRPQNAGPYGPNSRPIVPASYPGNKGTPPVLVGPGGPTGIVKRPPYAENIDNGYLDSGFVPSWVRDDPRYREYDTCRCRYSFNCPSTGLKFGSCSKDKVYCCFNSRKYPALVSGQYGGGPSYPGYPNKYGPVNFGQSPNYYGNRRPPGSFYPGNRYPSGNYPGENINFFSRPQGNSYGSPYDYDDIEIFSRSLKKNQTKTEASEKA